Proteins encoded in a region of the Onthophagus taurus isolate NC chromosome 10, IU_Otau_3.0, whole genome shotgun sequence genome:
- the LOC139431500 gene encoding uncharacterized protein gives MLFFVVIAFILFATSNGAATGDIGSTISSTTTSPQTIEPFIPHKVYPYAETYPNSGYDNYLIPLGPVYNPDEEKGITSQPPITIIEYIVFNFFVIMLQTGLAMFLKTFTRISLYVVGTAAAILIGALFTSLLCTYTPFCTLTFNGFRKINPETVRSLVNVDNISAAASFVQDAVDKYQRLQRGIKY, from the exons ATGTTATTTTTTGTGGTTATTGCATTTATTTTGTTCGCAACATCAAATGGAGCTGCAACGGGAGATATTGGTTCGACAATTTCTTCAACAACAACATCTCCACAAACAATCGAACCGTTTATTCCCCACAAAGTTTATCCTTACGCTGAAACTTATCCAAATTCAGGTTACGACAATTATTTAATCCCTCTCGGACCAGTTTATAACCCGGATGAAGAAAAAGGGATTACATCTCAACCACCC ATCACCATAATCGAGTACATCGTCTTCAATTTCTTCGTTATAATGTTACAGACTGGACTTGCcatgtttttgaaaacattcACCCGGATTAGTCTTTATGTCGTTGGAACGGCTGCAGCTATTTTAATTGGAGCTTTATTTACGAGCTTGCTGTGTACTTATACTCCTTTCTGCACGTTAACTTTTAATGGATTTCGCAAAATTAACCCGGAAACAGTTCGATCTTTGGTTAATGTTGATAATATCTCAGCTGCTGCTTCTTTCGTTCAAGATGCTGTCGATAAATATCAAAGGCTTCAAAGAGGTAttaaatattag